One Dokdonia sp. Dokd-P16 genomic window carries:
- the rpsG gene encoding 30S ribosomal protein S7, with protein MRKKQAKKRPILPDPKFNDQLVTRFVNMMMWSGKKSTAFKVFYDAIDIVEEKNTNEEKTALELWKDALSNVMPHVEVRSRRVGGATYQIPNQIRPDRKISTAMKWLISFSRKRNEKSMAAKLAAEILAAAKEEGAAVKKRVDTHKMAEANKAFSHFRF; from the coding sequence ATGAGAAAAAAACAGGCCAAGAAGAGACCAATTCTTCCAGATCCGAAATTTAATGATCAGTTAGTGACTCGTTTCGTTAACATGATGATGTGGAGTGGTAAGAAGTCTACTGCATTCAAAGTTTTTTATGATGCAATTGATATCGTAGAAGAAAAAAACACAAACGAAGAGAAAACTGCTCTTGAATTGTGGAAAGATGCTTTATCTAATGTGATGCCACACGTAGAAGTACGTAGTCGTCGTGTGGGAGGAGCAACATATCAGATCCCAAACCAAATCCGCCCAGATCGTAAGATCTCTACGGCTATGAAATGGTTAATTAGTTTTTCTCGTAAGAGAAATGAGAAATCAATGGCTGCAAAACTTGCGGCAGAGATTCTTGCTGCTGCAAAGGAGGAAGGTGCTGCTGTAAAGAAGCGCGTTGATACACACAAGATGGCAGAAGCAAACAAAGCATTCTCACACTTTAGATTCTAA
- the rpsL gene encoding 30S ribosomal protein S12 yields MPTISQLVRKGRTKITKKSKSAALESCPQRRGVCTRVYTTTPKKPNSAMRKVARVRLTNGKEVNAYIGGEGHNLQEHSIVLVRGGRVKDLPGVRYHIVRGALDTAGVAGRTQSRSKYGAKRPKK; encoded by the coding sequence ATGCCAACAATTTCACAATTAGTACGTAAAGGAAGAACCAAGATTACCAAGAAGAGTAAATCTGCTGCCCTTGAATCGTGCCCACAACGACGTGGCGTATGTACTCGTGTTTACACGACTACACCTAAAAAACCAAACTCGGCTATGCGTAAAGTTGCGCGTGTTCGTTTAACAAATGGTAAAGAGGTGAATGCATACATCGGTGGTGAAGGACACAATTTACAAGAGCACTCGATAGTATTGGTAAGAGGTGGAAGGGTAAAAGATTTGCCAGGAGTTAGATATCACATTGTACGTGGAGCCTTAGACACCGCTGGTGTTGCAGGAAGAACGCAATCGAGATCTAAGTACGGTGCAAAACGCCCTAAGAAGTAA
- a CDS encoding POTRA domain-containing protein — MSAQKNDARIQLEVTSNIQSESTILDDTYYRTTFEDRQSALDELKNLNTQLQNLGYLDSSYDLTTQSDTLYIATFLLEKPYPYITLKIKKHENLESYIKQTGYKIKNDSITIETAFAKAYLKKLSSIASNNGNPFATFQITNITKTTQHNLIGSLKSSFEKNRTIDRIEIEGYTNIPKSFLRHSVKLKEGEIFNRDKLDNQSKDLSYLPFVNQIKNPQVLFNPDSTTVYLYLERKNANKFDGFLGFANEEDNSFRLNGYLDLLLTNNFNYGETFILNYKADGGDQSQLHLKTKLPYLFKSPLGIEASLNLFRKDSTFSTTQQSLDLVYQLNQKNHLTLGYESEQSENLNDNTTTQLINLEDFTSKRLTTSFTHQNLSTNLFFPTKRRLHFRATFGNREITESLDKQISLTAILENEFTLSDKHSIFAKSTTQYLISNNFLTNELYRFGGILTLRGFEENSLLANLYNTLNTEYRYKLNEGIYINSILDLGYLENNIEKTKRKLYSFGLGTGIQTKTGILKLNIANGLFDNQEFRFSDTKLHIILEVNF; from the coding sequence ATGTCTGCACAAAAAAATGACGCAAGAATCCAACTAGAAGTAACAAGTAATATTCAATCAGAATCTACCATTCTAGATGACACATATTATAGGACGACATTTGAAGATAGACAGTCCGCATTAGACGAACTGAAAAACCTAAACACACAACTTCAAAATTTAGGATACCTAGACAGCAGCTACGATCTAACTACACAAAGCGACACCTTATACATTGCTACTTTCCTTCTAGAAAAACCATATCCATACATAACTTTAAAAATCAAAAAACACGAAAACCTCGAGAGTTATATAAAACAGACAGGATATAAAATTAAAAATGACAGTATAACTATAGAGACCGCTTTCGCGAAAGCGTACTTAAAGAAACTAAGCTCCATTGCTTCAAACAACGGAAATCCTTTTGCAACGTTTCAAATAACCAACATCACAAAAACAACACAACACAATCTCATAGGATCACTTAAATCTTCTTTTGAAAAAAACAGGACAATTGATAGAATTGAAATAGAAGGTTACACGAATATCCCGAAAAGCTTTCTCAGACATAGTGTCAAATTAAAAGAGGGCGAAATATTTAACCGCGATAAACTCGATAATCAAAGTAAAGACCTCTCCTACCTCCCTTTTGTAAATCAAATAAAAAATCCGCAAGTACTTTTTAATCCGGACAGCACAACAGTCTACCTATACTTAGAACGTAAGAATGCTAATAAATTTGATGGCTTTCTAGGCTTTGCAAATGAGGAAGACAATTCTTTTCGCTTAAATGGTTATCTCGACTTACTCCTTACCAACAACTTTAACTATGGAGAAACATTCATTTTAAATTACAAAGCAGATGGCGGCGATCAATCGCAGCTCCATTTAAAAACCAAGCTACCCTACCTTTTCAAAAGTCCGCTAGGAATTGAAGCATCTCTCAACCTATTTAGAAAAGACAGCACATTTTCCACAACACAGCAGTCATTGGATTTAGTCTATCAACTAAATCAAAAAAACCACCTTACTCTAGGGTACGAATCTGAACAATCAGAAAATCTTAATGACAATACAACTACTCAACTTATAAATCTTGAAGACTTCACCTCTAAAAGACTAACAACATCATTTACACATCAAAATTTATCCACTAATTTATTTTTTCCTACAAAAAGACGTTTGCACTTTAGAGCTACTTTTGGAAATAGAGAAATCACAGAAAGCTTAGACAAACAAATATCCCTTACTGCTATACTAGAAAATGAATTTACCTTAAGCGATAAACACTCCATATTTGCAAAAAGCACCACACAATATTTAATCTCTAACAATTTCTTAACAAACGAGCTTTATCGTTTTGGGGGAATTTTAACTCTTAGAGGATTTGAAGAAAACAGTCTTTTAGCAAACCTTTACAACACCCTTAACACAGAATATAGATACAAATTAAATGAAGGGATCTACATCAACTCAATTTTAGATCTTGGATACCTTGAAAACAATATAGAGAAGACAAAACGAAAACTCTACAGTTTTGGCTTAGGCACTGGCATTCAGACGAAAACGGGAATACTAAAATTAAATATTGCAAATGGTCTATTTGATAATCAAGAGTTTAGGTTTTCAGACACTAAACTCCATATAATTCTTGAAGTAAATTTCTAA
- a CDS encoding SusC/RagA family TonB-linked outer membrane protein gives MKTLLQKVLVLCTILSASALFAQGRIITGTVTEANGPLPGATVVIKGTSTGTQTDFDGNFSIEAASSDVLSFSYVGFKTLDIQVGNQNSINATLEADNSLAEVVITGYGSRSRDLSTAATTTVSAGSIEDFVPSTSVDNILQGKAAGVQVTAANGQPGQTAFVQIRGVGSINAATTPLYVIDGAPIEAAFVNNINPNDIETLTILKDAATVSKYGSRGANGVILITTKRGRSKDAKFVFRSSIGTSERIADPFDLMNASQKLELERQYAALGVPQAQGLPGATSSPEELARLIGNDTNWEDALLRKGYIQSNSLAISGADEKINYFLSLGYDKNTGIIDRIDGFERISARLNTTYEARDWLTVGTNISASRSTTDLPRDRNNVQNPFRFLYDANPYETLFLRDGNNEIVTNADGEPQFNPTTSGFPVAQALQTEPETNTNFLLVANIFADLKFSDKFSNRFAVGTTTNRGRTVARSIAGGTLDPIVGDSNFPGTQRESLNVDFQYNVSNVFGYKDTFGEKHNISADVLLEYNERIFTRTNVSGRGFPTADIPFLDVAADFSDGGSTEVRNSLFSQGLFVDYDYDGKYLVSASVRNDASSRFGPENQNAIFYSGSAAWNIAREDFMEGSIFNDLKLRASYGSSGNQNIGNNQFVNLIGFGTYNGNSSAVPGGIANPDIKWEQQFLADIGVEFGLFNNRISGVVDYYVKTSEDLLLNRPISGLVGDGNNGILSNIGKIENSGLEVALNFDAIKTEDWRVSLGGNIAFLDNEVKELVDGEDINNGNTILRVGEEINTFFLVEYAGVNPANGEPLYLTADGDVTNQYSADFAKTLEGKSPLANIEGGFYGNVRYKGFGLRGDFVFKAGNYIQNFQRSAGVQIGNIDSNQRVEAFNYWQQPGDQNVLPNPLFEATADQTSTRFLEKGDYVRLRTLTLSYDIPSQLLDRTGLSSVRIYGTGQNLLTFTDYEGDPEIGIGSAENSGPGDAGFVPGQFSLFSYPQTKSLTFGVDIGF, from the coding sequence ATGAAAACACTTTTACAAAAAGTACTTGTTCTTTGTACTATTTTAAGTGCCTCCGCCCTGTTTGCACAGGGTCGTATCATTACGGGTACGGTAACTGAGGCTAATGGACCACTTCCAGGTGCGACAGTGGTAATTAAAGGTACCTCTACAGGTACTCAAACAGATTTTGATGGAAACTTTTCTATTGAAGCAGCATCAAGTGATGTTCTTTCTTTTAGTTACGTTGGTTTCAAAACTTTAGACATCCAAGTTGGTAATCAAAACTCAATCAATGCCACTCTTGAAGCTGACAACTCACTAGCAGAAGTTGTTATTACAGGTTATGGAAGTCGCTCAAGAGATTTATCTACAGCAGCTACAACAACCGTAAGTGCTGGCTCTATTGAAGATTTTGTGCCATCTACGAGTGTAGATAACATTCTTCAAGGTAAAGCTGCCGGAGTACAGGTAACTGCTGCAAATGGACAACCAGGTCAAACTGCATTTGTACAGATTCGTGGAGTAGGTTCGATTAATGCTGCAACAACACCATTATATGTAATTGATGGAGCCCCTATTGAGGCTGCGTTTGTTAACAACATCAACCCTAACGATATCGAGACCCTAACTATACTTAAAGATGCTGCTACAGTATCTAAATATGGTTCAAGAGGAGCAAACGGAGTTATCTTAATTACTACAAAAAGAGGTAGAAGTAAAGACGCTAAGTTTGTATTTAGATCTTCTATAGGAACTAGCGAGAGAATTGCAGATCCATTTGATTTAATGAATGCATCTCAAAAATTAGAACTTGAGAGACAATATGCTGCACTAGGTGTACCTCAGGCTCAAGGACTTCCAGGAGCAACATCATCACCTGAAGAATTAGCTAGATTAATTGGAAATGACACCAATTGGGAAGACGCACTTTTGAGAAAAGGTTACATTCAATCTAACTCTCTTGCTATATCAGGAGCTGATGAGAAAATCAACTACTTCTTGTCTCTTGGATATGACAAAAACACAGGTATTATTGATCGTATTGATGGTTTTGAAAGAATCTCAGCCCGTTTAAATACAACTTATGAAGCTAGAGATTGGCTTACAGTGGGAACTAATATTTCTGCGTCTAGAAGTACTACAGATTTACCAAGGGACCGTAACAACGTTCAAAATCCTTTCAGATTTTTATACGACGCAAATCCTTATGAAACTCTATTCTTAAGAGATGGAAACAATGAAATAGTTACAAACGCAGATGGTGAACCTCAATTCAACCCTACGACTTCAGGATTCCCAGTTGCACAGGCACTACAAACTGAACCTGAAACTAACACAAACTTCTTGCTTGTTGCTAATATTTTTGCAGACCTAAAGTTTTCTGATAAATTTTCAAACAGATTTGCAGTAGGTACAACTACTAACAGAGGTAGAACAGTAGCTAGATCTATTGCTGGTGGAACGCTAGACCCTATTGTAGGTGATTCAAACTTCCCTGGTACTCAAAGAGAGTCACTTAATGTAGATTTCCAATATAACGTAAGTAACGTATTTGGATATAAAGATACATTTGGAGAGAAGCACAATATTAGTGCTGATGTACTTTTAGAATACAATGAAAGAATCTTTACTCGTACTAACGTATCAGGTAGAGGATTCCCTACAGCAGATATTCCTTTCTTAGATGTAGCCGCTGATTTTAGTGATGGTGGGTCGACTGAGGTTCGTAACAGTTTATTCTCACAAGGACTATTTGTTGATTATGATTATGACGGTAAATACCTTGTATCTGCATCGGTAAGAAACGATGCGTCATCTCGTTTTGGTCCTGAAAATCAAAATGCGATTTTCTACAGTGGAAGTGCTGCTTGGAATATTGCTAGAGAAGATTTTATGGAAGGAAGTATTTTTAACGACCTTAAACTAAGAGCTTCTTATGGTAGTTCAGGTAATCAAAACATAGGTAACAACCAATTTGTTAACCTTATCGGTTTTGGAACATACAATGGAAATAGCTCTGCAGTACCAGGTGGTATAGCAAATCCAGATATTAAGTGGGAACAACAATTTCTTGCTGATATCGGAGTTGAATTTGGTCTATTTAACAACCGCATTAGTGGTGTTGTAGATTACTACGTAAAGACTTCTGAAGACCTTCTTCTAAATAGACCTATTTCAGGACTTGTAGGTGATGGAAACAATGGAATTTTATCTAACATTGGTAAAATTGAAAACTCTGGATTAGAAGTTGCATTAAACTTTGACGCCATCAAAACAGAAGACTGGAGAGTATCATTAGGAGGAAACATTGCCTTCCTTGACAATGAAGTTAAAGAACTCGTAGATGGTGAAGACATCAATAATGGAAATACAATTTTACGTGTAGGTGAAGAAATCAATACTTTCTTTTTAGTTGAATATGCTGGAGTTAATCCCGCAAATGGTGAACCACTTTACCTTACAGCAGATGGAGATGTAACAAATCAATACAGTGCTGACTTTGCTAAGACTCTAGAAGGTAAATCTCCACTTGCAAACATAGAAGGAGGTTTTTACGGAAATGTACGTTACAAAGGCTTTGGTCTTCGCGGTGATTTTGTTTTCAAAGCTGGAAACTACATCCAAAACTTCCAAAGATCTGCAGGTGTCCAAATCGGTAATATCGATTCAAACCAAAGAGTTGAAGCATTCAATTACTGGCAACAACCAGGAGATCAAAATGTTCTTCCTAACCCATTATTTGAAGCAACAGCTGACCAAACCTCTACTAGATTCTTAGAGAAAGGTGATTATGTAAGACTAAGAACATTAACTCTTTCTTACGACATCCCTAGTCAACTACTAGACAGAACAGGTCTTTCTTCAGTAAGAATTTATGGTACTGGACAAAACTTACTAACGTTTACTGACTATGAAGGAGATCCAGAAATCGGTATTGGTTCTGCTGAAAATAGCGGCCCTGGCGATGCTGGATTTGTACCTGGACAATTTTCTTTATTCAGTTACCCACAAACTAAGTCACTTACATTTGGTGTTGACATCGGATTTTAA
- a CDS encoding RagB/SusD family nutrient uptake outer membrane protein, whose product MKTIKTLITIFIMTLGLTSCDDELEIAPFTQGDADTFYNSVNNFEIALNGMYSSFFGYYSNGSGVQGLPDILSDNAIIARTGRGSNQVFSDFTYGANNGGYITNVFNGAYTTIRRANLMISQIDNIDGEAERDNILGQALAGRAFAHLDLVRTYGKIPTQSADANASLGITYIKEPIDALSQLSRETVASNYENIITDLTDALALIDETTLANGDKTEGVFNKNSVRGMLSRVYLYTGDYDAVIDIVDEITAPLATRTEIPGVYTDSNDAGLLVEFAVNTASESNFNNVGVIYSQTISGSTVSEFAVDFGLFNSLQFSDVRTNIITFAAENEGNNYNAINKFIGETDQVNGRVDIKALRVAEAILNKAEAQFELGLEGDALITLDLLRAQRFSPFTIGTETGQDLEDAIQLNRRIELAFEGHRFYDLKRRGEAIVRGTFGDLANGTGTPNTTQTLEAGNFRFQLPIPQAEINVNPNYTQNEGY is encoded by the coding sequence ATGAAAACAATAAAAACTTTAATTACGATTTTCATCATGACCCTAGGACTTACGTCTTGTGATGATGAATTGGAGATAGCACCCTTTACACAAGGAGATGCTGATACTTTTTACAACAGTGTAAATAATTTTGAAATTGCTCTTAATGGAATGTATAGTTCATTCTTTGGCTACTATTCAAATGGATCTGGAGTTCAAGGACTTCCGGACATTCTTTCGGATAACGCAATTATAGCTAGAACTGGAAGAGGATCAAATCAAGTTTTTTCTGACTTCACTTATGGAGCAAATAATGGTGGATATATCACTAATGTATTCAATGGAGCTTATACTACAATTCGTAGAGCGAACTTGATGATATCTCAAATTGATAATATTGATGGTGAAGCTGAAAGAGATAATATTCTTGGACAAGCCCTTGCAGGTAGAGCATTTGCTCACCTAGATCTAGTGCGTACTTATGGGAAAATACCTACACAAAGCGCAGATGCAAACGCATCGCTTGGAATTACATACATAAAAGAACCTATTGATGCGTTAAGTCAATTATCTAGAGAAACAGTAGCTAGTAATTATGAAAATATAATTACTGATCTTACTGATGCACTAGCACTTATTGATGAGACGACTCTTGCTAATGGAGATAAAACAGAGGGAGTTTTCAATAAGAATTCCGTAAGAGGTATGCTAAGTAGAGTATATTTATACACTGGAGACTACGATGCTGTAATTGACATTGTAGACGAAATAACAGCTCCTCTAGCTACTAGAACTGAAATACCAGGTGTTTACACAGACTCAAATGATGCAGGTTTACTTGTAGAATTTGCTGTAAACACAGCTTCTGAAAGTAATTTTAATAACGTTGGTGTAATTTACAGTCAAACGATTAGTGGTTCTACAGTTTCAGAATTTGCTGTTGATTTTGGACTATTTAATTCTTTACAATTTTCGGATGTTCGTACGAATATTATAACATTTGCAGCTGAAAATGAAGGGAATAATTACAACGCAATAAATAAGTTTATTGGAGAAACTGATCAAGTAAACGGTCGTGTTGATATTAAAGCTTTAAGAGTAGCAGAAGCTATTTTAAACAAAGCTGAAGCTCAATTTGAGTTAGGTCTAGAAGGTGATGCTTTAATAACTTTAGATTTACTAAGAGCACAAAGATTCTCTCCTTTCACAATTGGAACAGAAACTGGACAAGATCTTGAGGATGCTATTCAATTAAATCGTCGTATCGAACTTGCATTTGAAGGTCACCGTTTTTATGATCTAAAAAGACGTGGTGAAGCTATCGTAAGAGGTACTTTTGGAGACTTAGCAAATGGGACAGGAACACCAAACACAACACAAACTTTAGAAGCTGGTAACTTTAGATTCCAACTTCCTATTCCTCAAGCTGAGATCAATGTTAATCCAAATTACACTCAAAACGAGGGTTACTAA
- a CDS encoding DUF1735 domain-containing protein has translation MNKLKYIAASLLVGFMTLTSCEDAEIPQVDAENGRAIAGFNGATTTRTVVFNPEAETTTTFTVGVSTISSSDRTAQLSIDTDATTLAQELYSVSTLSPVIPAGQFTVDFTVTTLGSPNLPAITDVIVLNLDSVEGAEILTESEDRLTLGLAIECPSVDLSQVVGSAVTLENPLLEAFGVPATFSDLRTVIAGPEDNQITILGGISSDVGGTDTILTIDLDTGFVISDQSSDGGVSFVNGSTPIPTTKISGRVLTCINQIIINIDNVNFGPPFNSLRLKLQVQP, from the coding sequence ATGAATAAATTAAAATATATCGCAGCTAGTTTACTAGTAGGATTTATGACTCTTACTTCATGTGAGGATGCAGAAATCCCTCAAGTAGATGCTGAAAATGGCAGAGCTATAGCTGGTTTCAATGGAGCTACTACAACTCGTACAGTTGTATTTAATCCTGAAGCAGAAACAACTACTACATTTACAGTTGGAGTTTCAACAATATCTTCGTCAGACAGAACAGCGCAATTGTCTATTGATACAGATGCAACAACTTTAGCACAAGAGCTATATAGCGTTAGCACATTAAGTCCTGTTATTCCTGCTGGCCAATTTACTGTGGATTTCACAGTAACTACACTAGGATCACCAAACTTACCTGCTATTACTGATGTTATTGTATTGAATCTTGATTCTGTAGAAGGAGCTGAGATTCTAACTGAAAGTGAGGATCGTTTAACTTTAGGATTAGCAATAGAATGTCCTTCTGTTGATCTTTCTCAAGTAGTAGGATCTGCTGTAACATTAGAAAATCCTTTACTTGAGGCTTTTGGCGTTCCAGCAACCTTTTCAGATCTTAGAACTGTAATAGCTGGACCAGAAGATAACCAGATTACAATTCTTGGAGGAATTTCATCAGATGTTGGTGGTACTGACACAATTCTTACTATTGATCTTGATACTGGATTTGTTATATCTGACCAATCAAGTGATGGCGGGGTTTCTTTCGTAAACGGAAGTACGCCAATACCTACCACTAAAATTTCAGGAAGAGTTCTAACATGTATTAATCAAATTATTATAAATATTGATAATGTGAACTTTGGTCCACCATTTAATTCCTTGAGATTAAAATTACAGGTTCAACCGTAA